In Brachyspira hampsonii, the following are encoded in one genomic region:
- a CDS encoding DUF2262 domain-containing protein → MFYLQKESEFLEEYKDAAFIIGSPDFFGARAEDDDKINVLMMCIAYKDIETGHIEKNKKIVVRMKIDEKELDYYKKIIKRESVVKLKVRYEKEQGDELAEFLLADIIDNNYKDEDLNKMLKEYLKPIYYNDEVLGDFLYNRMVGSFDKEIEWLNNKKVLMAFDDSNENDKNKAVNFLRDIFLDKEEFDKKIKDYSARKIIREGNNISSKNGGNTIDEDLFIKEFMSKIDFLEIIVHEKDDYVNYRLGNKRVFKMDIIAEGNLSGNLFNAFISPF, encoded by the coding sequence ATGTTTTATTTGCAAAAAGAAAGTGAATTTTTAGAAGAGTATAAAGATGCTGCTTTTATAATAGGTTCTCCTGATTTCTTTGGGGCTAGGGCAGAAGATGATGATAAGATAAATGTACTTATGATGTGCATTGCATATAAAGATATTGAAACAGGGCATATAGAAAAAAATAAAAAAATAGTTGTAAGAATGAAAATTGATGAAAAAGAATTGGATTATTATAAAAAGATAATAAAGAGAGAGTCTGTTGTAAAATTAAAAGTAAGATACGAAAAAGAACAGGGAGATGAGCTTGCTGAGTTTTTGCTTGCTGATATTATAGATAATAATTACAAAGATGAAGATTTAAATAAAATGCTTAAAGAGTATTTAAAGCCTATTTATTATAATGATGAAGTTCTTGGTGATTTTTTATATAATAGAATGGTAGGTTCTTTTGATAAAGAGATTGAATGGCTTAATAATAAAAAAGTGCTTATGGCATTTGATGATTCTAATGAAAATGATAAAAATAAAGCTGTTAATTTTTTAAGAGATATATTTTTGGATAAGGAAGAATTTGACAAAAAAATAAAGGATTACTCTGCAAGAAAGATTATCAGAGAGGGTAACAATATTTCTTCTAAAAATGGAGGAAATACTATTGATGAGGATTTGTTTATTAAGGAGTTTATGAGTAAAATTGATTTTTTAGAAATTATAGTTCATGAAAAAGATGATTATGTTAATTATAGGTTGGGAAATAAGAGAGTTTTTAAAATGGATATAATTGCTGAGGGTAATCTTAGCGGAAATTTATTTAATGCTTTTATAAGTCCTTTTTAG
- the yedE gene encoding YedE family putative selenium transporter — protein MNKNIFTSSIGVIIAGAVIGAIAAWLAVMGNPANMGICIACFTRDLAGALGLHRAAAVQYIRPELIGLVIGATVSAMLSKEFVPKGGSSPIIRFCLGFFAMIGALVFLGCPWRTLLRVAGGDINGIFGLIGIIIGGGIGVFFWKQNFSLGQPKAYKNKLVGFLPLVIAIILLILLLKQTKFSEGGPIFFSESGPGSMKAPIAIALIASIVIGFIAQKSRFCTVGGLRDGIFMKDFHMTKGVIAFIVAAFIVNIATSRFNLSMENQPIAHTNILWNTVSMILTGLAFTLGAGCPGRQVIQSAEGNMDSFIFVIGMLVGAGFAHNFNLASSTSGPTTYGMGAVILGLVFCIIIGFTMKENTAE, from the coding sequence ATGAATAAAAACATTTTCACAAGCTCTATAGGAGTTATAATAGCTGGTGCTGTTATAGGTGCTATAGCTGCTTGGCTCGCTGTAATGGGAAATCCTGCCAATATGGGTATATGTATAGCATGTTTCACCCGTGATTTGGCTGGAGCTTTGGGATTACATAGAGCGGCTGCAGTACAATATATAAGACCTGAGTTAATTGGGCTTGTTATTGGTGCTACAGTTTCAGCAATGCTCTCTAAGGAATTTGTTCCTAAGGGAGGAAGTTCACCTATTATAAGATTCTGTTTAGGCTTCTTTGCTATGATAGGAGCTTTAGTTTTTCTAGGATGTCCTTGGAGAACTTTGCTTAGAGTAGCAGGAGGTGATATTAATGGTATATTTGGTTTAATAGGTATCATTATAGGCGGAGGAATAGGAGTTTTCTTTTGGAAACAAAATTTTTCTTTAGGTCAGCCAAAAGCTTATAAAAATAAGTTAGTAGGATTCTTGCCGTTAGTGATAGCAATAATTCTATTAATTTTATTATTAAAACAAACTAAATTTTCTGAAGGCGGTCCTATATTTTTCTCTGAATCTGGTCCTGGAAGCATGAAGGCTCCTATAGCAATAGCATTAATAGCTTCTATAGTAATAGGATTTATAGCACAAAAATCAAGATTCTGTACTGTAGGCGGACTTAGAGACGGAATATTTATGAAAGATTTCCATATGACTAAAGGCGTTATAGCTTTTATCGTTGCTGCTTTTATAGTTAATATAGCTACAAGCAGATTTAATTTATCTATGGAAAATCAGCCAATAGCCCATACAAATATTTTATGGAATACTGTATCAATGATTCTTACAGGATTAGCTTTCACTTTAGGTGCAGGATGTCCGGGAAGACAAGTTATACAATCTGCGGAAGGAAATATGGACAGTTTTATATTCGTTATAGGTATGTTAGTTGGTGCCGGATTTGCTCATAACTTTAATTTAGCAAGTTCTACTTCTGGTCCTACTACTTATGGAATGGGAGCTGTTATTTTAGGATTGGTATTTTGTATAATCATTGGTTTTACAATGAAAGAAAATACAGCTGAGTGA
- a CDS encoding sulfurtransferase TusA family protein, which yields MPDTIKVDTRGMSCSQASFQAKCAAINNIELNTIIEVLVSGHSSCESVIRGCKKYGYEGTFKNIENEDILVTLTKVK from the coding sequence ATGCCAGATACTATAAAAGTGGATACTAGAGGAATGTCATGTTCTCAAGCCTCTTTTCAGGCAAAATGTGCGGCTATTAATAATATAGAATTAAATACAATCATAGAAGTTTTAGTAAGCGGACATTCAAGCTGTGAAAGTGTTATCAGAGGATGCAAAAAATACGGTTATGAAGGAACTTTCAAAAATATAGAAAATGAAGATATACTTGTAACTTTAACAAAAGTAAAATAA
- the gatA gene encoding Asp-tRNA(Asn)/Glu-tRNA(Gln) amidotransferase subunit GatA, giving the protein MELNELTIIQIREKLKNKEIDAPTLVDSIIKKIEEDNKRDDKIYAYIEIFKEEALEQAKKAQERINNGEDLPLLGVPLAIKDNLCYKDHLMTASSKMLEGYKAPYTAPTVQRLIDNGAIIIGRTNMDEFAMGGTTETSNYGVTRNPKNRAHVPGGSSGGSAAAVAADFAFGALGSDTGGSIRQPASFCGIVGVKPTYGRVPRLGCVAMASSLDQVGPLTKDVKDAALMTKIISGFDPKESTTLNIPVPDYNSYLDGNIKGMKIGLAKEYYDTDLISHDVKENVMDAIGKLKDQGAEIVEISLPNAKYGSRVYTAVMDVEVASNMGRYDGIRYGYHPKGDFNLDEYYYTSRSVGLAFETRARILFGTLMTGKKFFYSHYQHALKVRKLMQMDFDNAFKNVDVIISPTSPVTAGLLGTRDQTDSALSFLADSYVSNINLVGLPAMSVPCGSDKNNMPIGIQFITKQFNEVDMFRMAYAHELANK; this is encoded by the coding sequence ATGGAGTTAAATGAATTGACTATAATTCAAATAAGAGAAAAATTAAAAAATAAAGAAATAGATGCTCCTACATTAGTTGATTCTATCATTAAGAAAATAGAAGAAGACAATAAAAGAGATGATAAAATATATGCATATATTGAAATTTTCAAAGAGGAAGCATTAGAACAGGCTAAAAAAGCACAGGAAAGAATCAATAACGGAGAAGATTTGCCTTTGCTTGGAGTTCCATTAGCTATTAAAGATAATTTATGTTATAAAGATCATTTGATGACAGCTTCTTCAAAGATGCTTGAAGGTTATAAAGCTCCTTACACAGCACCAACAGTTCAAAGATTAATAGATAATGGAGCTATTATTATAGGAAGAACTAATATGGATGAGTTTGCTATGGGAGGTACTACAGAAACTTCAAATTATGGAGTTACTAGAAATCCTAAAAACAGAGCTCATGTTCCCGGAGGTTCTTCAGGCGGTTCCGCTGCTGCAGTTGCTGCTGATTTTGCTTTCGGTGCTTTGGGAAGTGATACAGGCGGATCTATAAGACAGCCGGCTTCTTTCTGCGGTATAGTTGGTGTTAAGCCTACTTACGGCAGAGTTCCTAGACTAGGCTGTGTTGCTATGGCAAGCAGTTTAGACCAAGTGGGACCATTAACTAAAGATGTTAAAGATGCTGCTTTAATGACTAAGATTATTTCAGGATTTGATCCTAAGGAATCTACTACTTTAAATATTCCTGTACCTGATTATAATTCTTATTTAGATGGAAATATTAAGGGTATGAAAATAGGACTTGCTAAAGAGTATTATGATACAGATTTAATATCTCATGATGTTAAAGAGAATGTTATGGATGCTATAGGTAAATTAAAAGATCAGGGTGCTGAAATTGTTGAGATTAGTTTGCCTAATGCTAAATACGGCTCAAGAGTTTACACAGCAGTTATGGATGTTGAGGTTGCTTCTAATATGGGAAGATATGATGGTATAAGATACGGATATCACCCTAAAGGCGATTTTAATTTAGATGAATATTATTATACTTCGAGAAGTGTAGGACTTGCTTTTGAAACTAGAGCTAGAATATTATTTGGTACTTTGATGACAGGTAAAAAATTCTTTTACAGCCATTATCAGCATGCTTTGAAAGTAAGAAAACTTATGCAGATGGATTTTGATAATGCATTCAAGAATGTTGATGTTATAATTTCTCCTACTTCTCCTGTAACTGCAGGTCTTTTAGGTACTAGAGATCAAACAGACAGTGCTTTAAGTTTCTTGGCTGATAGTTATGTTTCTAATATTAACTTGGTTGGTTTACCTGCTATGAGTGTACCTTGCGGATCAGATAAAAATAATATGCCTATAGGTATACAATTTATTACTAAACAATTTAATGAAGTTGATATGTTTAGAATGGCTTATGCTCATGAATTGGCTAATAAATAA